The Chloroflexota bacterium genomic sequence GGTGCCCACACCTATGAGCGCGTCGATAAGCCAAGAGGGGAATTCTATCACACGAACTGGACCGGAACAGGTGGTGATGTGACGGCCAGCACATATATGGCATAGGAGTATCAAAAATGCCAAAAAACGTAGTAGTTGCCCAATCTGGTGGACCCACGCCGGTCATCAATAGCTCACTGCGCGGTGTGGTGGACATGTGCCGGGCCATGCCGGACAGCTTCGGAACAGTATATGCAGGTTTCCATGGTATCGAGGGCGTCTTGAAGGAGGAATTGCTGGATCTGTCAGCTCAGTCGCCCGAAGAGATCGCTCTGCTGGGCACCACACCAGCTGCGGGCGCCATTGGTACCTGCCGTTACAAGCTCAAGGCCCAGCAGGAAGAGGATTTCGAGCGCGTTATCGAGGTGCTTAAGGCGCATAACGTGGGCTTTTTCTTCTACAACGGCGGCAACGATAGCATGGATACCGCATACAAGATATCTCAGATAGCACGCGAGCAGGGGTTGGAATTGATTTCCACCGGTGTGCCAAAAACCATCGACAACGATGTGGGCGATAGCGAGTTCAAACTGATAGATCACACGCCCGGGTACGGCAGTGTTGCTCGTTATTGGGCGCTGACAGTGCAGAATGCCAACGAGGAGAACGCCGGTTCCTGTCCATCCGATCCTGTGTTGGTCATGCAGGCAATGGGCAGGAAGATCGGCTACATCCCCGCGGCGGCCCGGTTGGCCGACCCGGACCGCGAGCTGCCACTTCAGATCTACATGCGGGAGTCGGGTCTGACCCTGGAACAGATGGCTGATCTGGTGAACGAGCAGCTGAAACGCAGTCGTCGCTGTATCGTAGTGGTCAGCGAGGGCTTCGATGTGGGCGAACTGGCGGCACGCAGGGACAGCTTCGGCCATGTTCAATTCTCGGCCAGTGGTACCACGGTCGAGCAGGTGGTGGTTAACTATCTCAACGATGCGGGACTGGCTGCTACCGGTTCGGCCCGCGGCAATGTTCCCGGTACCGATCAGCGGAACAACATGATCTATGCTTCTACGGTGGATCTGGAGGAGGCCTACAAGCTGGGCCAGAAGGCGGTGGAAATAGCTGTTACCGATGGCAACGGCTACATGAGCACGATCCTGCGCCAGCCTGGCGCCCTCTACAATGTCAAGTATGATAAGGTACCGCTGGAGCTGGTGGCTAACTCCGAGCGCACCTTCCCATCCGGGTGGATCAGCGAGAGTCGCGTCGATGTCACCGACGAGTTCATTGCTTATGCCCAACCGCTGATCGGAGAAAGCTGGCCCAGCATACCGCTGGTGAATGGCCTTCAGCGCTTCGCCCGTTTGAAACCCATCTTTGCGGAACCCAAGCTGGCACCGTACACACCGCAGACTTATCGCTGAGTCGTGATAAGCTGCAGAAAATCGTCTATCGACAGAAGGAGCGACACATGATTAACAGCAAAGGTCACCCTGATCGCCATAACGAAGAAGTGCCTGCCGGCAAGGTCGTGGCTTTATGCCGCTGCTGGCAGTCCAACAAGTTTCCCTATTGCGACGGGACCCATAGAGAGGTAAACGCCGCGAATAACGATAATGTTGGCCCGGCCATCATCAAAGCAGTCGCGGAATAGGGTAGAGTCGCTGTGTAGACACAACCTGGCGGGAATGAGCCAAGAGGCATGAGCGTAATGCCCATGCCTCTTCTTCCTGCCGCGAACCGGGATTACTCAGCTCGCCTGGTCACGTGGTGCATGATATCCAGTACCCCGCGCGTGAACGGCCAGGGTGAGACGTAGTCCACCATTTCCAGTACGGGATCTGCCGCGTTTGCCGGGGCAGCCGCCACTGCGGCCAACTCCAGAAAACAGATGTCGGAGGGGGAATCTCCTATACCTGCTACTTGATCGAGGCTTCCGTTCCAGCCCTCGTTTCGCAGTTCGCTCAGTAACCAGAGCAATCCCGTTCCCTTGTCCACTGCCAGGGGCGTGACATCCACTGAACTTGCTGTATGCCCGACTTTGAGGGGCAGCCCGGCTTCGCAAACCTGGGAAGCCACGTATTCAGCAAAAACTGGCACCGTCACATCGTTTGGCGGGAAGAAGGTAACCAGGGCTTCCTTGCCACATTGCCGGCCAGCACCGGTTTCCTGGACGATTCGTTCAGCCAGATTGTGCCATTGCTGTCGCTGCGGTTCTTCAAGACGGGCTGCAGGATGATAGACACATTCCCGACCTAACTCTCTTTGTGGAAAATACAGACCGCAGCCATGTTCGAAAATGGCTGGAAGCTGTCCGTCGATCATCTTTAGCATGGCTTCGACATAGGGATAGGGACGGCCGCTACAGATTGTCGCCTGGGGAATGGTGTTTGTCGGTGATGCCTTACGGTTCAACTCGCGGATGGCAGCCAGTGCCTTGAAGTCGTAAGGAGCTTTCTCACCTTCGATCAGACAGCCGTCGATGTCGATGACTATGAGTTTGATGGGGATCATGCGGGGCCAACTCTCTTCTGGCAATCACGAAAATGAAACATGTTGCACGGAACACGTCATGGATAGCGCCCGTGTACAAAGCGCAAGGCGGCTTCCGTCAGGAGGGCTGCACCGATGGATTATACAGGCAAGGACACCTTAGCGCCAGGCTCATCGACGAATCCTCTTGTGTCGAACGGTCCTTCCGTGCGAGGGAATCGCCAACGGACAGGATTTCCGTATAATGGCAACAACCGGCCTTAACCAACCCTGTCTCGGGAGAAGCAAACTCGTGTCAATCAAACCTGATCACTGGATCCGAAAAATGGCCATGGAAGAGGGCATGATCGAACCGTTCATCGATCACCAGGTGCGCGATGACGTCGTTTCCTATGGCTTGAGCAGCTTCGGCTATGACATCCGGGTTGCTTCCGAGTTTCGCATTTTTACCTCCGGTCTGGGCGACCTGACCGTAGTCGACCCCAAACATTTCGACGCGCGATCTATGGTGGAATTCGAGGGGGATGTATGTGTCGTGCCGCCCAACTCCTTCGCACTGGCCAGAACCATCGAGTATTTTCGCATCCCTCGCAACGTGCTCACGATCTGTCTTGGGAAAAGCACCTATGCGCGCTGTGGAATTATTGTCAATGTGACTCCCTTCGAGCCGGAGTGGCAAGGGTTTGCTACTTTGGAGATATCCAACACCACCCCCTTGCCTGCCCGGGTCTATGCCAACGAGGGTATCGCCCAGGTATTGTTCTTCGAAGGGGACGAGCCGCTCCAGTCCTATGCCGACAAAAAGGGAAAGTACCAGGGACAGGTGGGCATTACGCTACCGAAGCTGTAGAAAAGGAGGAACGACCATGACCAAGACCAAGAGAATTCACGTCTGTGTTGCCTGGCCCTACGCCGCCGGCGATCGGCACATTGGTCATCTGGCCGGTGCCTATCTACCACCCGATATCTTTGCCCGCTACCACCGGCTTGCTGGAAACCAGGTGCTCATGGTGTCAGGCTCCGATACCCACGGCACACCCATCACCGTGCGTGCCGAGCAGGAGGGCATCGATCCGGACCAGATCATCGAGTATTATCACCGGCGATTTGTGGAGGGTTTCGAGCGTTTCGGCCTGACCTTCGATCTGTATACCCATACCGATACCCAGAAGCATTGGGAAGTGACCCACGACCTCTTTCTCCGTCATCTGGAGCGCGAGTACATTTACACTGCGGTTCAGGAGCATCTCTATTCGATCGACGAGGATCGCTGGCTGCCAGATCGTTACGTTGAGGGCACCTGCCCCTATTGCGATTTTGAAAGCGCCCGCGGTGATCAGTGTGACAACTGCGGGCGTACCTACGATGCTATCGAGTTGATCAACCCGCGTAGCAAGGTCAGTGGCAGCACCAATATCGAAGTGCGCCCGACTGAACATTTTTTCCTGGACCTGGGCAAGGCCAACGACTTTCTGATCGGATGGCTAAACGAGCCTGATAAAGCTGATTGGCGACTCAATGTTATCAACTTTGCCCGAGCCAGGGCCGAGAGTCGAGAGCTGCGTGGCCGTCCCATCACCCGGGATCTTTCCTGGGGCATTTCCATTCCGGTGTCCGGTTACGACGATAAGCGCATCTACGTCTGGTATGATGCTGTGATCGGTTACCTTTCCGCCACCAAAGAATGGGCGCTTTTTACCGGCCAACCCGATGTCTGGCGCGATTGGTGGCACAACGACGAAAGCGTGGAGTCCTATTACTTCATCGGAAAGGACAATATTCCCTTCCACGCCATTATCTGGCCCTCCATGCTGCATGCCTATGGCCCGGTCGACGGTGAGGATTGGTGGCTCAAACTACCCACCGATATCCCGGCCAATGAATTTCTCACGCTTGGCGACTTCAAGTTCAGTAGTAGCTTTGGCAATGTCATAACGATCAACGAAGCTGCCGAAAGATATCAGGTGGATGCCTGGCGTTTTGCCTTGACCGCCATGGCACCGGAGGCCGCTGATAGCGAGTTCACCTGGGAGGAATTTGTCCGGCGCGTCAACACCGAGTTGGTCGCCAATTGGGGCAATCTGGTGAACCGGGTGTTGGGTTTCACCTACAAACGCTTCGATTGCCATGTGCCTGAACCGGGTGAGCTGGACGAGATCGACCAGGCATTGCTCGCCACGATTAGTGGCGGTTTCGACAGCGTCGGTGCCCTCTACGAGGCGCGCAAATTCAAGGCTGCACTGGATGCTTCGCTGCGGCTGAGCCAGGAAGTCAATCGCTATCTGAACGAGAAAGTACCCTGGCATCAGATCAAGACCGATCCCGCCGCCGCGGCAACGACCATCTATGTCTGCCTGCAGGCCATTGACTGGTTGACCCTGCTCTTTGCCCCCGTTTTGCCTTTCAGTTCCCAGCAGGCACGTGAATATCTGGGCTACGATGACTCTCTCTTTGGCCAGCAGTACACAGAAACCGTTGCCGACGAGCGTGGTGAACACCTGGTTTTGCGTTACGATAACAGCGAAGCTGAGGGCCGTTGGCAGCCAACCAGCCTGCAACCTGGACAGGCGCTGCGCAGCCCCAAACCCTTGTTCGATAAATTGGAAGAGAGTGTAATCGACGAGGAGTTGGCTCGCATGGGTGTGGCCTCCTGACACTACAAGCTGTGATCGGGGCAGGCATTCCCGGGATCACGAGATTTGCCAAAACAAGACAACTGGCTATACTGCCCCGCGAGGTTGACCGAGCCAAAGGCAGGTTCGTCGCCGTCCTGGTTTCTGACCAGGCAGGAGCCAGGGTGTGTTGAACGCATGGCTGGCAATCGGCGGTACCTGCCTCTTTCTCGCTCGGAAATGTTAGAAAATATAAGGAGACTAAAACATGTTGAAGAAAAGCTATTCCAAGACTGGAAGTTCCTGCCGCGTGACCTTTGCGCTGCCTGCCGAGGTCGAAGCCGGCAGTGCCGCTCTTTGTGGTGATTTCAACGACTGGGATTCAACTGCTTCCCCCATGACGCAGCGCAAGGATGGTCGCTTCTCGGTGACTGTTTCCCTGAAACCTGGAAGTGATTATCGCTTCAAGTACCTGGTGGATGGAGAGCGCTGGGAGAATGATTGGGACGCCGATGCCTATATGCCCAATGAGCATGGTGGCGAGGACTCGGTCGTAAAAGTCTAAAATAAAACAGGCAGCCCTGCTCCACGATGTTTTTGACCTCTGGAGCTGGGCTGTGGTATCAGTGGAGGAGAGGAGTGCAAGGTGTCAACACGGCTGTTAGCCGGTGACATTGGTGGAACCAAGACGCATCTGGCGATCTTCGCGCCGGATCAGGGTCCTCGTACCCCCATCGTGGACAAGGTCTATCCCAGCGGACAATACCAGAACCTTGAAACCATCGCCAAAGAATTCCTGGCTGAAACGGGTCAGCAGGTAGAGAGCGCTGTTTTCGGAGTTGCCGGACCGGTGGTTGGTGGACAAGCAACCATTACAAATCTGCCCTGGATTATCCGCGAGCATCGCTTGCAGGAGGTTCTGGATATTCCGTCGGTCACCCTTTTGAACGACCTCCAGGCTATCGCCTACTCGATTCCAAACCTGGACA encodes the following:
- a CDS encoding diphosphate--fructose-6-phosphate 1-phosphotransferase, producing MPKNVVVAQSGGPTPVINSSLRGVVDMCRAMPDSFGTVYAGFHGIEGVLKEELLDLSAQSPEEIALLGTTPAAGAIGTCRYKLKAQQEEDFERVIEVLKAHNVGFFFYNGGNDSMDTAYKISQIAREQGLELISTGVPKTIDNDVGDSEFKLIDHTPGYGSVARYWALTVQNANEENAGSCPSDPVLVMQAMGRKIGYIPAAARLADPDRELPLQIYMRESGLTLEQMADLVNEQLKRSRRCIVVVSEGFDVGELAARRDSFGHVQFSASGTTVEQVVVNYLNDAGLAATGSARGNVPGTDQRNNMIYASTVDLEEAYKLGQKAVEIAVTDGNGYMSTILRQPGALYNVKYDKVPLELVANSERTFPSGWISESRVDVTDEFIAYAQPLIGESWPSIPLVNGLQRFARLKPIFAEPKLAPYTPQTYR
- a CDS encoding CDGSH iron-sulfur domain-containing protein — protein: MINSKGHPDRHNEEVPAGKVVALCRCWQSNKFPYCDGTHREVNAANNDNVGPAIIKAVAE
- a CDS encoding HAD hydrolase family protein, yielding MIPIKLIVIDIDGCLIEGEKAPYDFKALAAIRELNRKASPTNTIPQATICSGRPYPYVEAMLKMIDGQLPAIFEHGCGLYFPQRELGRECVYHPAARLEEPQRQQWHNLAERIVQETGAGRQCGKEALVTFFPPNDVTVPVFAEYVASQVCEAGLPLKVGHTASSVDVTPLAVDKGTGLLWLLSELRNEGWNGSLDQVAGIGDSPSDICFLELAAVAAAPANAADPVLEMVDYVSPWPFTRGVLDIMHHVTRRAE
- the dcd gene encoding dCTP deaminase produces the protein MSIKPDHWIRKMAMEEGMIEPFIDHQVRDDVVSYGLSSFGYDIRVASEFRIFTSGLGDLTVVDPKHFDARSMVEFEGDVCVVPPNSFALARTIEYFRIPRNVLTICLGKSTYARCGIIVNVTPFEPEWQGFATLEISNTTPLPARVYANEGIAQVLFFEGDEPLQSYADKKGKYQGQVGITLPKL
- the metG gene encoding methionine--tRNA ligase, translating into MTKTKRIHVCVAWPYAAGDRHIGHLAGAYLPPDIFARYHRLAGNQVLMVSGSDTHGTPITVRAEQEGIDPDQIIEYYHRRFVEGFERFGLTFDLYTHTDTQKHWEVTHDLFLRHLEREYIYTAVQEHLYSIDEDRWLPDRYVEGTCPYCDFESARGDQCDNCGRTYDAIELINPRSKVSGSTNIEVRPTEHFFLDLGKANDFLIGWLNEPDKADWRLNVINFARARAESRELRGRPITRDLSWGISIPVSGYDDKRIYVWYDAVIGYLSATKEWALFTGQPDVWRDWWHNDESVESYYFIGKDNIPFHAIIWPSMLHAYGPVDGEDWWLKLPTDIPANEFLTLGDFKFSSSFGNVITINEAAERYQVDAWRFALTAMAPEAADSEFTWEEFVRRVNTELVANWGNLVNRVLGFTYKRFDCHVPEPGELDEIDQALLATISGGFDSVGALYEARKFKAALDASLRLSQEVNRYLNEKVPWHQIKTDPAAAATTIYVCLQAIDWLTLLFAPVLPFSSQQAREYLGYDDSLFGQQYTETVADERGEHLVLRYDNSEAEGRWQPTSLQPGQALRSPKPLFDKLEESVIDEELARMGVAS
- a CDS encoding isoamylase early set domain-containing protein; translated protein: MLKKSYSKTGSSCRVTFALPAEVEAGSAALCGDFNDWDSTASPMTQRKDGRFSVTVSLKPGSDYRFKYLVDGERWENDWDADAYMPNEHGGEDSVVKV